A genomic window from Planococcus rifietoensis includes:
- a CDS encoding cell wall-binding repeat-containing protein, with product MQNGSKTWKKFVSVAMIAGLVASNGVMTASATSGDKEKASDKDLQAINVLSNEKAELIKQLKKQEKNDMVQKDALDPNEEVRVIVEIEGQSAVEVASAKGVQYKTLAKAEKEQIETQLMQTHSTVKKSISSKGVELNSQYEYTTAFNGFSGVVKFSDVEKIKELPNVKNVYIANEYERPEAKPDMTTSHDFIQSRQVWADSKFQGEGMVVAVIDTGIDPDHKDFNISDDSKVDLTKSDVEGLISKDGLKGAYQNVKVPYAYNYYDKNAEIQDDGPDASMHGMHVAGTVGANGDESEGGLKGVAPESQILGMKVFSNDVNFPSTFSDIYLAAIDDAVKLGADVLNMSLGSTSSFYDADSAEDKAITNAVNNGIVSAVSAGNSGHIGYGYDNPHYDNPDYGLVGSPGLNKDTIQVAATGNVVNHFTHDVEFDGFTVEGFGVDDWTDFEVEGDDIEVVSLKELTGKSDALGAASDYEGIDVEGKVVVVERGAHTFVDKTNWAAAAGAAGIIVYNSDSPIFYKDQGGWDIPFMKITRAQGLELEAALAEDGELGADIEQTGKELGPEVGRATDFTSWGVTPDLEFKPELSAPGGNILSTLENDKYGVMSGTSMAAPHVAGGAALVQQYLKNHDEFKNLSLEERTRLAKVLLLNTADITHGKSGDTISPRRQGAGMMQLNGAVTTPVIMTEKSTNEAKVNVKDFTGDSFTFTLKAENLSNEAATYSVDTSVLVDMFQEEGAVTSNLLQSGALEGAKVSAPETVTVPANGTVDVKVTVDISEGKVPGLDKDGNAITKALEEDVFVEGFVKLTAEEGSSNPDLVLPYISFYGEWDRPDIIDSFGVEEKDEPHFYQQYYDLLGVKDADDGVDYDGEAYYYDLVEVDGEWVYPVSPNGDGLHDKINGNITLLRNADELQTNILNEAGEKVRTVNIEKDVRKNYFNGGTGTFLSYVNARAWDGKVKGEVAADGLYEYEYKAKVDYEEADWQSKSLPVYIDTTAPEASVTVNEEDNTLEVSLSDEGVGVKQFSVNVDGERLPVEGYFGADEKVVDLDEFGLDASEADLIEVVVYDHAYNLGYAISNADDTVKPVIYVDDNGPAALGLYGTSTVPLKGYVVEENLKTLTVNGKEVKFTETDKGFAFDTTIELETGRHDVKFEATDYNGNTSSIIRPVYVDTVNPTLAIDAPGVVDQDEESVEFDITVKDNFNMVKLSLDGDVLYNQDVFDEITLANPVSKTVTAKVDLAPGVNTFMVVAEDGAGNKIEKEVKIDRSDSELRAERISGADRYITAVELSQEGWESSDTVVLARGDNYADALAGVPLAKKHDAPLLLSRTAKLPADTYEEIKRLGAKTVHVLGGTGAISDAVVKQLKSDGITVERISGADRFETAAKIAEKFGKSESAIVVSGTNFPDALSVASYAGSEGTPILLSRTDSVPNATKAALVKLGVENSLIIGGTGAISEKAASELPNSFRISGADRYKTSLEVAKYFGNPTDTVYVATGKSYADALAGGALAAKDDTGVYLVGKSVPAELGEHLQKNGVEYVKVIGGSQAVSDDILKQLDEYLNNK from the coding sequence GTGCAAAACGGTTCAAAGACTTGGAAAAAGTTTGTATCTGTTGCTATGATCGCAGGTTTAGTTGCAAGTAACGGTGTTATGACTGCAAGTGCTACATCTGGCGACAAAGAGAAAGCCAGTGATAAAGATTTGCAGGCAATCAACGTTCTTTCCAACGAAAAAGCAGAGCTGATCAAGCAGCTTAAGAAACAAGAGAAAAATGATATGGTACAAAAAGATGCATTAGACCCGAACGAAGAAGTTCGCGTCATTGTTGAAATTGAAGGCCAATCAGCAGTTGAAGTGGCATCTGCAAAAGGCGTTCAATACAAGACGCTTGCTAAAGCTGAAAAAGAGCAGATTGAAACTCAGTTAATGCAAACGCATTCAACCGTGAAGAAATCCATTTCTTCCAAAGGCGTCGAGCTAAACTCCCAATATGAATATACGACGGCATTCAATGGTTTCAGTGGCGTAGTTAAATTCAGCGACGTTGAGAAAATCAAAGAATTGCCGAACGTTAAGAACGTATATATTGCAAACGAATATGAAAGACCAGAAGCTAAGCCAGATATGACGACGAGCCATGATTTCATTCAGTCGCGTCAAGTATGGGCTGACAGCAAATTCCAAGGTGAAGGCATGGTCGTTGCTGTAATCGATACAGGAATTGATCCTGACCATAAAGATTTCAACATCTCTGACGACTCAAAAGTTGATTTGACGAAATCCGATGTTGAAGGACTTATCTCAAAAGACGGCTTGAAAGGTGCTTATCAAAACGTTAAAGTTCCTTATGCTTATAACTATTATGATAAAAACGCCGAAATCCAAGACGATGGTCCAGACGCTTCCATGCACGGCATGCACGTTGCAGGAACAGTCGGAGCTAACGGAGACGAAAGCGAAGGCGGCCTAAAAGGGGTAGCTCCAGAATCCCAAATCCTAGGGATGAAAGTATTCTCGAATGACGTCAACTTCCCATCAACTTTCTCTGATATTTATTTAGCGGCAATCGACGATGCTGTTAAGCTTGGCGCTGATGTATTGAACATGAGCCTAGGTTCAACTTCTTCGTTCTATGACGCTGATAGCGCAGAAGACAAAGCCATCACAAACGCTGTAAACAACGGAATCGTTTCAGCTGTATCAGCTGGTAACTCAGGGCATATCGGCTACGGCTACGATAACCCGCATTACGACAACCCGGATTACGGTTTGGTTGGATCTCCAGGACTTAACAAGGATACAATCCAAGTCGCAGCTACTGGAAACGTAGTAAATCACTTCACGCATGATGTTGAGTTCGATGGTTTCACTGTAGAAGGATTTGGTGTTGATGATTGGACTGACTTCGAAGTAGAAGGCGACGACATTGAAGTTGTATCCTTGAAAGAATTGACAGGGAAATCAGACGCATTGGGTGCTGCATCAGACTATGAAGGCATCGATGTAGAAGGAAAAGTCGTTGTTGTCGAACGTGGTGCACACACATTCGTTGATAAAACGAACTGGGCAGCAGCAGCTGGAGCAGCAGGAATCATCGTTTATAACTCCGATAGCCCAATATTCTACAAAGACCAAGGCGGCTGGGATATCCCATTCATGAAGATTACAAGAGCACAAGGTTTGGAGCTTGAAGCAGCACTTGCTGAAGACGGCGAACTTGGCGCAGATATTGAACAAACAGGAAAAGAGCTAGGACCTGAAGTGGGCCGTGCAACAGACTTCACGTCATGGGGCGTAACACCGGACCTTGAGTTCAAACCTGAATTGTCTGCACCAGGCGGAAATATCTTGTCGACGCTTGAAAACGACAAATACGGCGTAATGAGCGGAACGTCTATGGCAGCTCCACACGTTGCGGGCGGCGCAGCACTTGTTCAGCAATACTTGAAAAACCATGACGAGTTCAAAAACCTTTCATTAGAAGAACGTACTCGCCTTGCAAAAGTATTACTGCTAAACACTGCGGACATCACGCACGGTAAATCAGGCGACACGATCTCACCTCGCCGCCAAGGCGCTGGGATGATGCAGCTTAACGGCGCTGTCACTACGCCAGTTATTATGACTGAAAAATCGACGAACGAAGCGAAAGTGAATGTCAAAGACTTCACAGGAGATTCCTTCACGTTCACGTTGAAAGCTGAAAACTTGTCTAATGAAGCAGCAACGTATTCGGTTGACACTTCAGTGTTAGTTGATATGTTCCAAGAAGAAGGCGCAGTAACTTCCAACTTGCTTCAATCAGGCGCTCTTGAAGGAGCGAAAGTTTCTGCTCCTGAAACAGTGACTGTACCGGCTAACGGAACAGTTGATGTGAAAGTGACAGTCGATATCAGCGAAGGCAAAGTGCCAGGGCTTGATAAAGACGGCAACGCCATCACAAAAGCGCTTGAAGAAGATGTCTTTGTCGAAGGCTTTGTGAAATTGACAGCTGAAGAAGGATCGTCAAATCCTGATTTGGTCTTGCCATATATCAGCTTCTACGGCGAATGGGACCGTCCAGATATCATTGATTCCTTCGGAGTTGAAGAAAAAGACGAGCCGCATTTTTACCAGCAGTATTATGACTTGTTAGGAGTCAAAGATGCTGACGATGGAGTGGACTATGACGGCGAAGCTTACTACTATGACCTAGTAGAAGTCGATGGCGAATGGGTTTATCCAGTATCACCAAATGGCGATGGCTTGCACGATAAGATCAACGGAAACATCACGCTTCTCCGTAATGCGGATGAATTGCAAACAAACATCTTGAACGAAGCGGGCGAGAAAGTCCGTACAGTCAACATCGAAAAAGACGTCCGTAAAAACTACTTTAACGGTGGAACTGGCACGTTCCTTAGCTACGTGAACGCGCGCGCTTGGGACGGCAAAGTGAAAGGTGAAGTGGCAGCAGACGGCTTGTACGAATATGAGTACAAAGCGAAAGTTGACTACGAAGAAGCAGATTGGCAGAGCAAATCATTGCCAGTTTACATCGATACAACTGCACCGGAAGCTTCTGTTACTGTAAATGAAGAAGACAACACATTGGAAGTTTCCTTGTCCGATGAAGGTGTAGGCGTCAAGCAATTCTCCGTCAATGTTGATGGCGAACGCTTGCCGGTTGAAGGTTACTTCGGAGCAGACGAAAAAGTTGTTGATCTTGATGAATTCGGCTTGGATGCATCAGAAGCTGACTTGATCGAAGTCGTAGTTTATGACCATGCATACAACTTGGGTTATGCCATCTCGAATGCAGATGACACAGTTAAACCAGTCATCTACGTAGACGATAACGGCCCAGCAGCACTTGGTCTTTACGGAACAAGCACTGTACCGCTTAAAGGATATGTAGTGGAAGAAAACTTGAAAACTTTGACAGTGAACGGCAAAGAAGTGAAATTCACTGAAACAGACAAAGGCTTTGCGTTCGATACAACAATCGAGCTTGAAACTGGACGCCACGATGTGAAGTTCGAAGCGACGGATTACAACGGCAACACGTCTTCGATCATCCGCCCAGTTTATGTGGATACAGTGAACCCGACGCTTGCAATCGACGCTCCTGGCGTTGTTGACCAAGACGAGGAATCAGTGGAATTCGACATCACGGTAAAAGACAACTTCAACATGGTGAAACTATCACTTGATGGAGATGTTCTTTACAACCAGGACGTCTTTGATGAAATCACGTTGGCTAATCCAGTCAGCAAAACAGTAACAGCGAAAGTCGACTTGGCGCCTGGCGTTAACACGTTCATGGTAGTTGCAGAAGACGGAGCTGGCAACAAGATCGAAAAAGAAGTGAAGATCGACCGTTCTGATTCCGAGCTTCGCGCAGAGCGCATTTCCGGTGCAGACCGCTACATCACAGCAGTTGAGCTGAGCCAAGAAGGCTGGGAATCTTCCGATACAGTCGTCCTTGCACGCGGCGATAACTATGCTGATGCTCTAGCAGGCGTACCACTTGCGAAGAAACATGACGCACCGCTTCTATTGTCCCGCACAGCGAAATTGCCTGCAGACACTTATGAAGAAATCAAACGCCTTGGCGCTAAAACAGTTCACGTCCTTGGTGGAACTGGCGCGATCTCTGACGCTGTCGTGAAGCAATTGAAATCTGACGGCATCACAGTAGAACGCATCAGTGGCGCAGACCGTTTCGAAACTGCAGCGAAAATTGCTGAGAAATTCGGTAAATCCGAATCTGCAATCGTCGTCAGCGGCACGAACTTCCCGGATGCTCTAAGCGTAGCTAGCTATGCTGGATCTGAAGGCACACCGATCTTGCTTTCCCGTACAGATTCAGTGCCGAACGCAACAAAAGCGGCATTGGTGAAATTGGGCGTGGAAAACAGCTTGATCATCGGTGGAACTGGCGCTATCAGCGAGAAGGCAGCTTCCGAGCTTCCTAACTCATTCCGTATCAGCGGTGCTGACCGTTACAAAACTTCACTTGAAGTGGCGAAATACTTCGGCAACCCAACTGATACAGTTTACGTAGCAACAGGCAAATCTTATGCGGATGCTCTAGCAGGCGGCGCGCTGGCAGCGAAAGATGATACTGGCGTCTACTTGGTAGGAAAATCCGTACCAGCAGAACTTGGCGAACACTTGCAGAAGAATGGCGTTGAATACGTGAAAGTGATCGGTGGATCACAAGCCGTATCCGATGACATCTTGAAGCAATTGGACGAGTACTTGAACAATAAGTAA
- a CDS encoding SpoIID/LytB domain-containing protein — MRILLKGLAMLLFIGVLAGGAANVSAADDFTVKVRLTNNLGTNTSFDFIPQGSSQLKEDKTVKLEKGTRYQVQVSSGKLVLKKGSQTLKSGLNTVTIEPSVYSKANNIHLYKPGSQTIHPYLGTILFRMSGTTKIQPVNSLPFEDYLKGVVPSESPASWGASGGMESLKAQAIAARSYVFSKMSQSTLEIDDTTTFQVYKGFMWDPLSPHYKSAYEYTNRAVDETQGQILTYKKADGQKGFVTAYFSSSNGGQTELPEQYWSGKLPYLSATQKDEFDTKSVLWKLNWLKQQLPATADLMAPATWWNTTGELNLNSALVGEQSKTTFTNFKKDLLKKAKAQDSTVESIKIASINNIQTENFSNTGKVQSITLEMDYYIRNSKNGALNFDMAAGAASKTLAGKDRYDTAVEIAKETAGTEKAPAIVLGRGDVPADALAGTVLAHKHGAPVLLTRNDSLPSSVENFLEQQTVKGATVYLLGGTSAISENVENELNQKGFQTKRLAGKTRSETSLLIAKEIGQMQTVLFATGNDNSSDALSASAYAAAHQLPIIIHMGDKSPEATLSFLENQSTEKAILIGGTTAVPETVETALFDRGILSNRISGKDRVETSLEINRLLPMNGKNLVVGNAHSFVDALAGSVLAAKTNSPILMLHPDPERLPAEHMEQISKLTKDQAYYLGGESVIPAALKTASNEYIGSSLKKHQAIITYKAGSSPNMTAFRTLMGGANLKSVDFDVVDTADRFVMDGSGFGHGIGMSQWGSYNRSKAGHSAEQILNFYYQNVSIEHTSQFVK, encoded by the coding sequence TTGAGAATTTTACTGAAGGGTTTGGCCATGCTATTGTTTATCGGCGTTCTTGCTGGAGGGGCAGCCAACGTTTCTGCAGCGGACGATTTCACAGTCAAAGTGCGGTTGACCAATAACTTGGGCACAAACACTAGCTTTGATTTCATTCCGCAGGGCAGTTCGCAATTAAAAGAAGACAAAACCGTAAAGTTGGAAAAAGGCACGCGTTACCAAGTACAAGTATCATCCGGCAAACTGGTCTTGAAAAAAGGCAGCCAAACCTTGAAAAGCGGATTGAACACGGTGACGATTGAACCGTCTGTATATTCAAAGGCTAACAACATCCATCTTTATAAGCCTGGATCCCAGACGATCCATCCATATCTCGGCACCATCCTATTCCGCATGTCCGGCACGACAAAAATCCAACCGGTCAACTCTTTGCCATTTGAAGATTACCTAAAAGGCGTTGTGCCATCTGAAAGCCCGGCCAGCTGGGGAGCAAGCGGGGGCATGGAATCCTTGAAAGCACAAGCGATCGCAGCCCGTTCCTATGTTTTCTCCAAAATGAGCCAAAGCACATTGGAAATCGACGACACGACGACTTTCCAAGTATACAAAGGCTTTATGTGGGATCCATTATCCCCTCATTACAAATCAGCTTACGAATATACGAACCGTGCAGTTGATGAAACACAAGGGCAAATCCTCACTTATAAAAAAGCGGATGGCCAAAAAGGTTTCGTCACCGCTTATTTCTCATCAAGCAACGGGGGGCAGACTGAACTACCTGAGCAATACTGGTCTGGCAAACTGCCATATCTCTCGGCTACGCAAAAAGATGAATTCGACACGAAAAGTGTTTTATGGAAACTCAATTGGCTTAAGCAGCAACTGCCTGCAACAGCTGATTTGATGGCTCCGGCCACTTGGTGGAATACGACAGGCGAATTGAACTTGAACAGCGCACTTGTCGGCGAACAAAGCAAAACGACATTCACCAATTTCAAAAAAGATTTATTGAAAAAAGCAAAAGCACAAGATTCGACTGTCGAATCGATCAAAATCGCATCCATCAATAACATCCAAACCGAAAACTTCTCGAATACCGGGAAAGTCCAATCCATCACGCTTGAAATGGACTATTATATCCGCAACAGCAAAAACGGGGCATTGAACTTCGACATGGCAGCAGGTGCTGCCTCGAAAACATTAGCCGGCAAAGACCGCTACGACACAGCCGTTGAAATTGCGAAAGAAACAGCCGGCACTGAAAAAGCGCCTGCCATCGTTCTTGGCCGCGGAGATGTCCCGGCAGATGCACTGGCCGGAACAGTTCTAGCGCATAAACACGGCGCACCCGTCTTATTGACCCGAAATGACAGCTTGCCGTCTTCAGTCGAAAACTTCTTGGAGCAGCAGACCGTTAAAGGCGCAACAGTTTATTTGCTTGGTGGAACTTCAGCCATCTCTGAAAACGTCGAAAATGAATTAAACCAAAAAGGATTCCAGACCAAGCGTCTAGCAGGCAAAACCCGCTCAGAAACTTCGTTATTGATTGCGAAGGAAATCGGGCAAATGCAAACCGTGCTATTCGCAACAGGCAACGACAATTCGTCGGATGCCTTGTCTGCATCCGCGTATGCAGCAGCGCATCAACTGCCGATCATCATCCATATGGGTGACAAGAGCCCGGAAGCGACACTTTCTTTCTTGGAAAACCAATCCACTGAAAAAGCCATCTTGATCGGGGGTACGACGGCTGTCCCGGAAACAGTTGAAACAGCCTTGTTTGACCGCGGCATCTTGAGCAACCGCATCAGCGGAAAAGACCGCGTCGAAACCAGCCTGGAAATCAATCGACTGTTACCGATGAACGGCAAAAACCTAGTGGTCGGCAACGCGCATTCATTTGTCGATGCCCTCGCAGGATCTGTGCTTGCAGCGAAAACGAACTCGCCAATTCTGATGCTGCACCCAGATCCGGAGCGTTTACCGGCTGAACATATGGAACAAATCAGCAAACTGACAAAAGACCAAGCTTATTATCTTGGCGGCGAATCGGTCATTCCAGCTGCCTTGAAAACAGCAAGCAACGAATACATCGGTTCATCATTGAAAAAGCACCAAGCCATCATCACATACAAAGCAGGCAGCTCACCAAACATGACCGCCTTCCGTACATTGATGGGCGGGGCGAACTTGAAGAGCGTCGACTTTGACGTCGTGGACACAGCAGACCGTTTCGTCATGGACGGCAGCGGCTTCGGCCACGGTATCGGCATGAGCCAGTGGGGATCCTATAATCGCTCCAAAGCCGGCCACAGCGCCGAACAAATCTTGAATTTCTATTACCAGAACGTATCCATCGAACACACTTCCCAATTTGTGAAATAA
- a CDS encoding cell wall-binding repeat-containing protein produces MKKKLLFVLLLLLAIGMGTGTASAAGKPTVILDPGHGGAYGGTAGYSGNRTGYYEKHANMEVSKRLKSELEKRGFVVHMTRTSDVQFSRISSSADLVERMKVANGMIASGNNDNTVFMSVHHNATSSPTYGGYETYYFDNRYASSSYPPSVLQRHYSPESGRLATNTHRAVINSGVKEGRGIVANSLYVTRTSNVPAVLLEVGYMSNPTEEAMIKQAWFQQKVAANVAKGVDDFFNVYVVNDKNGKAIKHYTSKTDALNYSKTVSGSYVIHKKTGKVDGATKPDPEPVERPLVYGIYHPSVKMKDNLFGTEQEAINEAKKWKNTRVVHTTTGIVLWSNYLPKKYVVLDGSDKEVERFYQEEAAIARAGKLSQASVIDESTLEDDTVWSNFKRKNFIVRSKDKGEMVHLYNREEARDYARNWPNSELYDVWAKKVIFTNTDKTKYSYTPQNIEGSDRLKTAVAVSKLLYPNGFASTKAQKTVVLATSAQYADALSAGPLAAHYGNAPILLSRAGALPAEVEQELKRLKAKHVIMVGGTAALSTSVESKLKSMGMSTERLSGSTRYETNEKINAKLPSADGVFVTAGDNYPDALTAASVAVVKNWPIVLVREGLPVPNSLKTAFGDEVVIIGGTSAVPASLETAVKREIGADGVRRLSGKTRYETGTAAIDFFADDFMSNRLIVSTGTNYPDALVSSAVSARYNAPLFLVPDDAMPSDLTTSLTQHSTEKLINRTYYIGGAINPSVKTTINAMQK; encoded by the coding sequence TTGAAAAAGAAACTTTTGTTCGTGCTGTTGCTGCTGCTAGCCATTGGAATGGGAACCGGAACTGCTTCGGCAGCCGGTAAACCAACTGTTATTTTAGATCCGGGACACGGAGGAGCATATGGCGGAACGGCCGGTTACTCAGGAAACCGAACCGGCTATTACGAGAAACACGCCAATATGGAAGTGTCGAAGCGATTGAAATCCGAACTAGAGAAAAGAGGATTTGTCGTTCACATGACCAGAACATCCGATGTCCAGTTTTCACGCATTTCATCCAGTGCGGATCTCGTCGAGCGGATGAAAGTCGCAAACGGCATGATTGCAAGCGGGAATAATGACAATACCGTGTTCATGTCCGTTCACCACAATGCGACGAGTTCACCTACATACGGCGGATACGAAACGTATTACTTCGACAATCGATATGCGAGTTCGTCGTATCCACCATCCGTCTTGCAACGCCATTACTCGCCGGAAAGCGGACGTTTGGCAACAAACACGCACCGCGCAGTCATCAATTCAGGCGTTAAGGAAGGCCGCGGCATCGTCGCAAACAGCCTTTACGTAACACGTACATCAAACGTGCCAGCTGTGCTGCTTGAAGTTGGGTATATGTCCAACCCGACAGAAGAAGCGATGATTAAGCAAGCTTGGTTCCAACAGAAAGTTGCAGCGAATGTTGCAAAAGGCGTAGATGATTTCTTCAACGTTTATGTCGTCAACGACAAAAACGGCAAAGCAATCAAACACTATACATCGAAAACCGATGCATTGAATTACTCGAAAACTGTTTCAGGCAGTTATGTGATCCATAAGAAAACCGGAAAAGTAGACGGCGCAACAAAGCCAGATCCGGAACCGGTTGAACGCCCATTAGTCTATGGCATTTATCATCCATCCGTAAAAATGAAAGATAATCTATTCGGTACAGAACAAGAAGCGATCAACGAAGCGAAAAAATGGAAGAACACACGCGTTGTCCATACGACAACCGGCATTGTGCTTTGGTCCAATTATTTGCCGAAGAAATACGTAGTCCTAGACGGCAGTGATAAAGAAGTGGAGCGTTTCTATCAGGAAGAAGCGGCGATTGCCCGAGCTGGCAAATTATCGCAAGCATCCGTAATCGATGAGTCGACGCTTGAAGACGACACCGTCTGGTCGAACTTTAAACGCAAAAACTTCATCGTCCGTTCGAAAGACAAAGGCGAGATGGTCCACCTTTACAACCGTGAGGAAGCCCGCGACTATGCGCGCAACTGGCCAAACTCCGAATTGTATGATGTGTGGGCAAAGAAAGTCATCTTTACGAACACAGACAAAACAAAGTATTCCTACACACCGCAAAACATCGAAGGCTCTGACCGCTTGAAAACGGCTGTCGCGGTTTCGAAATTGCTTTACCCGAACGGCTTTGCTTCTACAAAAGCGCAAAAGACAGTAGTTCTTGCGACATCTGCGCAATACGCGGATGCCTTGTCAGCTGGTCCGCTTGCCGCACATTACGGCAACGCACCGATTCTTTTGAGCAGAGCAGGCGCTTTGCCGGCAGAAGTTGAGCAAGAATTGAAACGCTTGAAAGCGAAACACGTCATTATGGTCGGCGGAACAGCTGCACTCTCGACTTCAGTCGAAAGCAAGCTGAAGAGCATGGGCATGAGCACAGAGCGCCTGTCCGGTTCAACACGCTATGAAACAAACGAAAAAATCAACGCAAAACTGCCTTCTGCTGATGGCGTCTTCGTCACAGCTGGTGATAACTACCCAGATGCTTTGACTGCAGCGAGTGTTGCCGTCGTGAAAAACTGGCCGATCGTGCTGGTCCGTGAAGGATTGCCTGTGCCGAACAGCTTGAAAACAGCTTTCGGTGACGAAGTCGTCATCATCGGTGGAACATCTGCAGTGCCAGCTTCATTGGAAACAGCAGTTAAACGTGAAATCGGTGCTGACGGCGTCCGCCGCCTATCCGGTAAAACACGTTACGAAACTGGAACAGCTGCGATCGATTTCTTCGCAGATGATTTCATGTCCAACCGCTTGATCGTTTCAACTGGTACAAACTATCCGGATGCGCTCGTATCTTCGGCAGTGTCTGCCCGTTACAACGCGCCGCTATTCCTAGTGCCGGATGACGCAATGCCATCAGATTTAACAACATCATTGACTCAACACAGCACAGAGAAATTGATCAACCGCACGTACTATATCGGCGGCGCCATCAACCCATCTGTGAAAACAACGATCAACGCAATGCAAAAATGA
- a CDS encoding LTA synthase family protein yields MKKTKKLNSPLLVLVILSVILLIKLGVFRTLVYGEVSWLRLVAIDFPVFMLLPVLLFVVLRRISPLVALIYNLFVSALLVSIVWYERYFQTVPSYFDLQQGDQAGSVIETVSLLYAPLDFLFFADIVVYIALFVLYWKRPLAMKNRKKISVAAIVLVVLSVATTVVALQKPILDMTLFAKEQGFVQTQLVQAAQQNSASAQMHLISDEELAKLKGNEFVPYTEHDRFGIAKDRHLFIIQVESLQNFAINQSIDGQELTPNLNELLGDSLYFDRMFQQIGAGNTSDAEWLLHMSLLTRGLDPTVNYLNGSPLPSLVNMLNERDYYTTTYHADKLEYWNRAELYPSLGFDYAYSSDEIPNEDMIGLWPSDRTMFEFAEGEIQEQIASGKKIYANLMTVTSHTPFEVREQDKYLELPEEYVDTYTGNYLQSIRYADEAVGEFIDFLKAEGIYEDSLIVVNGDHSGLHGRPMTKEDNELMADLLGHTYSLKDRFLLPFIVAAPGALESEVNSNFGGQVDMMPTIMNLMGIEPQAPMVGHNMLQYENNLLAVRYYLPGGSYITGDHMYLGENARYPERYYDFETMERIEPEAEIIEAQQERALKILNHSDALLSNFLDDDEETETGEES; encoded by the coding sequence ATGAAAAAGACAAAAAAACTTAATTCCCCGCTGCTGGTATTAGTGATTTTATCCGTCATTTTGCTCATTAAGCTGGGGGTATTCCGAACCCTAGTCTATGGTGAAGTATCCTGGCTACGGCTCGTGGCGATCGACTTTCCGGTATTCATGCTCTTGCCGGTATTGCTGTTTGTCGTGCTGCGCCGGATCAGCCCGCTCGTTGCGTTAATCTACAATCTGTTCGTTTCGGCGCTTCTTGTTTCGATCGTCTGGTATGAGCGCTATTTCCAGACCGTGCCGAGCTATTTTGATTTGCAGCAAGGCGATCAAGCCGGATCGGTTATAGAAACGGTGAGCTTATTGTATGCGCCGCTTGACTTCCTGTTCTTTGCGGATATTGTGGTCTATATCGCATTGTTCGTCCTGTATTGGAAGCGGCCGTTGGCAATGAAAAACCGTAAAAAAATAAGCGTTGCAGCAATTGTTTTGGTGGTGCTGAGTGTAGCGACAACTGTAGTTGCTTTGCAAAAGCCGATTTTGGATATGACTTTATTCGCCAAGGAACAAGGCTTTGTCCAGACTCAATTGGTCCAGGCGGCACAGCAAAATAGCGCGTCAGCCCAAATGCATTTAATTTCGGATGAGGAGCTGGCTAAGCTGAAAGGCAACGAGTTTGTGCCTTATACGGAACACGATCGCTTCGGCATCGCAAAAGATCGCCACTTGTTCATCATCCAAGTCGAATCCCTGCAGAACTTCGCTATCAACCAATCGATCGATGGGCAGGAGTTGACGCCGAATCTCAACGAACTGCTTGGCGACAGCCTGTATTTTGACCGCATGTTCCAACAGATCGGTGCAGGCAACACATCCGATGCCGAGTGGCTATTGCATATGTCACTGTTGACGAGAGGCTTGGATCCGACGGTCAATTATTTGAACGGCAGCCCGTTGCCATCGCTTGTCAATATGCTCAATGAGCGTGATTATTATACGACGACTTACCATGCGGACAAGCTGGAGTATTGGAACCGCGCGGAATTGTACCCATCGCTTGGATTTGATTATGCGTATTCGAGCGATGAGATTCCGAATGAAGACATGATTGGGTTATGGCCATCCGACCGGACGATGTTCGAGTTTGCAGAAGGTGAAATACAAGAGCAAATCGCCTCTGGGAAAAAAATCTATGCAAACTTGATGACCGTAACGAGCCATACGCCTTTTGAAGTGCGTGAACAAGACAAGTATTTGGAGTTGCCGGAAGAATACGTAGATACCTACACAGGAAATTACCTGCAATCCATCCGGTACGCCGATGAAGCAGTAGGGGAATTCATCGATTTCCTAAAAGCGGAAGGCATTTATGAAGATTCCCTAATTGTCGTCAACGGCGACCACTCAGGGCTTCATGGCCGGCCAATGACAAAAGAGGACAACGAGCTGATGGCCGACTTGCTCGGGCATACTTATTCATTGAAAGATCGTTTTCTTTTGCCGTTCATTGTCGCAGCCCCTGGAGCATTAGAGTCGGAAGTGAATTCGAATTTTGGCGGACAAGTGGACATGATGCCAACCATCATGAATTTGATGGGCATCGAACCGCAAGCGCCGATGGTCGGGCATAATATGCTGCAATATGAGAATAACCTGCTTGCAGTGCGCTATTATCTCCCAGGTGGTTCTTACATTACGGGAGACCATATGTACTTAGGGGAGAACGCACGGTATCCGGAACGTTATTACGACTTCGAGACGATGGAGCGGATCGAACCGGAGGCTGAAATCATTGAAGCGCAGCAGGAAAGAGCGTTGAAAATCTTAAACCATTCCGATGCATTACTGAGCAATTTCCTGGATGACGACGAAGAAACAGAGACCGGAGAAGAGAGTTAA